The following proteins are encoded in a genomic region of Microtus ochrogaster isolate Prairie Vole_2 chromosome 5, MicOch1.0, whole genome shotgun sequence:
- the Cldn25 gene encoding putative claudin-25 translates to MACSFRGGVQLGGLLLSVLGWVFSCITTVLPQWKTLNLDLNEMETWISGLWEACVSQEEAGTVCKAFESFLSLPQELQVARILMVASHGLGLLGLLLSGYGLECFQFHRSRGVFKTRLCLLGGALEASASATTLFPVSWVAYATFQDFWDDSVPDIVPRWEFGDALFLGWAAGLLLALGGFLLIISACLGNEEVASPWMAAATAPPVCVPVEEFDGSFHLTRRPVNQVI, encoded by the coding sequence ATGGCCTGTAGTTTCCGCGGGGGAGTCCAGCTTGGAGGTCTGCTCCTCTCTGTTCTTGGCTGGGTATTCTCTTGCATCACCACCGTCCTTCCCCAGTGGAAGACTCTCAATCTGGACCTGAATGAAATGGAAACCTGGATCTCGGGACTCTGGGAGGCATGTGTGAGTCAGGAGGAAGCTGGCACTGTATGCAAAGCTTTCGagtcctttctgtctctgccccaaGAGCTACAGGTAGCCCGCATCCTCATGGTGGCTTCTCATGGGCTGGGACTGTTGGGACTTCTGCTTTCTGGCTATGGACTGGAATGCTTCCAGTTTCACAGGTCCAGAGGAGTTTTTAAGACTCGGCTGTGCCTTCTGGGAGGGGCTTTGGAGGCATCAGCTTCAGCCACTACCCTCTTTCCAGTCTCCTGGGTGGCCTATGCAACATTCCAAGACTTCTGGGATGACAGTGTCCCTGATATTGTGCCAAGGTGGGAGTTTGGAGATGCCCTGTTCCTGGGCTGGGCTGCTGGGCTTCTCCTAGCTCTGGGTGGATTTCTCCTTATCATCTCTGCTTGCCTGGGAAATGAAGAAGTAGCTTCTCCCTGGATGGCTGCAGCAACAGCTCCACCAGTCTGTGTTCCAGTAGAGGAATTTGATGGGTCCTTCCACCTCACACGAAGACCGGTGAACCAAGTCATCTAG